Proteins encoded by one window of Nicotiana tabacum cultivar K326 chromosome 10, ASM71507v2, whole genome shotgun sequence:
- the LOC107794700 gene encoding protein trichome birefringence-like 43 produces the protein MSSLLSFLVVFSLLVLVSMLSHVHGKLINDVNQLGTNGCDLFEGRWVYDDSYPLYNSSVCPFIEKQFDCLKNGRPDKDYLKYRWQPNECNLPRFNAIEFQQKFKGKQMMFVGDSISLNQWQSLTCMLHAADPQAKYISKRIGGTSIFTFPKYNTSYLLFRNAFLVDITTENNGTRVLKLDSLSSAAQWKDMDVLIFDSWHWWLHTGRKQPWDLVQDGNSTYKDGPRLTLYEKALDTWAKWVDSEVDTTKTKVFFQGVSPDHDNPTSSGSKTCEGVTQPLKSTEEVHQEELILEKVLRGMNKSVYLLNITKLSQYRADGHPSVYGHGGHRDLDCTHWCLAGVVDAWNLFLNALLGL, from the exons ATGTCTTCTTTATTGTCTTTTCTCGTGGTTTTTTCTCTATTGGTTCTTGTTTCCATGTTGAGCCATGTACATGGGAAGTTGATCAATGATGTAAACCAGTTGGGAACCAACGGCTGTGATTTATTTGAAGGGCGTTGGGTTTATGATGATTCTTATCCTCTTTACAATTCATCAGTGTGTCCGTTCATTGAAAAACAGTTTGATTGTTTGAAAAATGGGAGGCCAGATAAAGATTATCTCAAATATAGATGGCAGCCCAATGAGTGCAATTTACCCAG GTTTAATGCTATAGAATTTCAGCAGAAATTCAAGGGAAAGCAGATGATGTTTGTAGGAGATTCAATTAGCCTAAATCAATGGCAGTCTCTCACTTGTATGCTTCATGCTGCTGATCCTCAAGCTAAATATATCTCCAAACGGATTGGAGGCACTTCTATCTTCACATTCCCG AAATACAACACGTCGTACCTGCTGTTCCGAAATGCTTTTCTGGTAGATATTACAACGGAGAACAATGGGACACGAGTTTTAAAACTTGACTCTCTCAGTTCAGCTGCTCAATGGAAAGATATGGATGTTCTCATCTTTGATTCTTGGCATTGGTGGCTTCACACTGGCAGGAAACAACC TTGGGATCTTGTTCAAGATGGAAACTCTACATACAAAGATGGACCTCGACTAACCCTATATGAGAAAGCACTGGATACGTGGGCAAAATGGGTAGATTCTGAAGTAGATACTACAAAAACTAAAGTATTTTTCCAAGGAGTTTCTCCTGACCATGACAA CCCGACGAGTTCAGGTTCAAAGACGTGTGAAGGAGTAACGCAACCATTGAAGAGTACAGAAGAAGTTCATCAAGAAGAATTGATACTAGAGAAAGTTTTGAGAGGGATGAATAAATCAGTTTATTTATTGAACATAACAAAGTTGTCACAGTATAGAGCAGATGGGCATCCTTCTGTTTATGGACATGGTGGACATAGGGACTTGGACTGCACCCATTGGTGTTTGGCTGGTGTTGTTGATGCTTGGAATTTATTCTTAAATGCACTCCTTGGATTATGA